One stretch of Arthrobacter polaris DNA includes these proteins:
- a CDS encoding DHA2 family efflux MFS transporter permease subunit, producing the protein MKTNSTRRWLGLVFISLAVSLIIVDSTIINVAIXSIVDDLXVTSTQVQWIQESYTLVFAALLLVFGVLADRFGRRRLLLLGVSIFAAASILAATSQSGDFLIGSRILQGVGGAMVLPTTLSIINATFRGKERALAFAVWGSTIGGMSAVGPLLGGWLTTSYSWRWAFGINIPLGAIIVVGILWAVDESRDSSSPKRIDLSGAMLSVVASATLVFGLIEGRNYGWWLVHNPFTLGPWIWPFELSPVPVAFAVSVLAXSLFIFLGRARARRGASTMLDFSLFSIXSFRNGNIAATIVSLGEFGIILSLPIWLQNVLGYSALATGLLLLPLAVGSFAASGFAGAFGNKIAPVTIVRTGIALEIIGVGLLGLVISSSTPWGALVPFLFVYGLGVGLATAQLTGVVLKDVPQSKSGQASGTQSTARQVGSALGIAILGTVLFTTATVQLTNSLSEQNMPEATKQKIVTAVVESSGAAIKGLEXDPATQDVAQAARAAFSNGTKYSAYFAAGFLTLGLIATLSXGPGTAKTDPGRGMDEDLVEDSSASGSRRTSTL; encoded by the coding sequence ATGAAAACAAATTCCACACGACGATGGCTCGGTCTGGTGTTCATTAGTCTTGCCGTCTCCTTGATCATTGTTGACTCAACGATCATCAACGTCGCTATCNCCTCGATTGTGGACGATCTGNGGGTGACTTCAACCCAGGTCCAATGGATTCAGGAGTCATACACGCTGGTCTTCGCAGCACTTCTGCTGGTATTCGGGGTGCTGGCTGATCGCTTCGGTCGCCGCCGGCTTCTTCTGCTGGGCGTCAGCATTTTCGCAGCCGCCTCGATTTTGGCCGCCACAAGTCAAAGCGGCGACTTCCTGATCGGGTCTCGGATCTTGCAGGGCGTTGGTGGGGCCATGGTTCTTCCAACCACACTTTCGATCATCAATGCCACCTTCCGAGGCAAAGAAAGAGCCTTGGCTTTTGCTGTCTGGGGATCCACGATCGGGGGCATGTCTGCTGTTGGGCCACTACTGGGTGGTTGGTTGACGACCTCATATTCCTGGCGTTGGGCTTTTGGTATCAATATTCCGCTCGGGGCCATCATCGTGGTGGGAATACTCTGGGCTGTGGATGAATCCCGTGACAGTTCGTCCCCAAAACGCATCGACCTCAGCGGTGCCATGCTGTCTGTGGTGGCCAGTGCGACTCTTGTCTTTGGCCTGATCGAGGGGCGTAATTACGGGTGGTGGTTGGTACACAATCCCTTCACGCTGGGTCCGTGGATTTGGCCGTTTGAACTCTCACCCGTGCCTGTGGCCTTTGCGGTGAGTGTGCTCGCGGNNTCCCTTTTCATCTTCTTGGGCCGTGCTCGTGCCCGTCGTGGTGCAAGTACCATGCTGGACTTCAGTCTGTTTTCCATCNCCTCCTTCAGGAACGGCAATATTGCCGCCACGATTGTCAGTTTGGGTGAGTTTGGCATCATCTTATCGCTCCCTATTTGGCTGCAGAATGTGCTTGGATACTCTGCCCTTGCGACAGGGTTGTTGCTTCTGCCCTTGGCTGTAGGATCGTTCGCTGCCAGCGGGTTTGCTGGCGCGTTTGGCAATAAGATCGCACCGGTGACTATTGTGCGCACCGGCATTGCGCTGGAGATCATTGGAGTGGGACTTTTGGGGCTGGTGATCAGTTCCAGTACTCCTTGGGGTGCGCTGGTGCCGTTCCTTTTCGTTTATGGGCTTGGCGTGGGTCTTGCCACGGCCCAGCTGACGGGCGTGGTACTCAAGGATGTTCCCCAGAGCAAGAGCGGACAAGCTTCTGGCACTCAAAGCACTGCACGGCAAGTTGGTTCGGCGTTGGGCATCGCCATTCTTGGGACGGTCTTATTTACCACGGCCACCGTCCAGCTAACGAATTCCTTGTCGGAACAAAATATGCCTGAAGCCACCAAACAAAAGATTGTCACGGCCGTGGTGGAAAGTTCCGGTGCAGCGATTAAGGGCCTGGAANAAGATCCGGCCACCCAAGACGTTGCCCAGGCGGCCAGAGCCGCCTTTTCCAATGGGACCAAGTACTCGGCATACTTCGCAGCCGGTTTCCTGACACTCGGTTTGATCGCCACCTTGTCCNTTGGGCCGGGGACTGCAAAGACGGATCCCGGCCGGGGCATGGATGAGGATCTTGTGGAGGATTCGAGCGCATCGGGCTCACGCAGGACAAGCACACTCTAA
- a CDS encoding excinuclease ABC subunit UvrA, translating to METFETIVVQPTLSEDSREGFVRVLGARENNLKNVHVDVPRDAIVAFTGISGSGKSSLAFGTIFAEAQRRYFESVAPYARRLIQQGGNPQVESITGLPPAVALQQRRGTPSTRSSVGTVTTLSNSLRMLFSRAGEYPDGAAILYSDAFSPNTVTGACPVCHGLGTAHTVSEDSLVPNPELSISEGAVAAWPGAWXGXNLRDILVKLGYDVDVPWKDLPHKQRDWILFTEEQPVVTVTPLRDRIXKPYKGRFWSARSHVMHTLADSXSAPMRERALAFMHSGPCLECGGSGLKRDALAVRVAGRNIAELNSLPLKEFKDTLGTLATAQAGSEGSREAVGAAIAKDLLHRVEILVDLGLGYLSLGRGTPTLSPGEMQRLRIATQLRSGLFGVIYVLDEPSAGLHPADTEPLLEVLAQLKAGGNTVFVVEHNMDLVRRADWIVDVGPQAGDGGGRILYSGPVQGLAQVHESLTRPYLLGGASPASPLESLVMDPTAAQDPTHPNMHPRRQACGSLEIAHASLHNLQNLDVYLPLGVLSAVTGVSGSGKSSLLQVLSEAFDSPDGVEAGAAGTVVRGFETVDRLVEVDQRPIGRTPRSNLATYTGLFDAVRREFAATDQARKRGFSPSRFSFNVAGGRCENCXGEGSVSVELLFLPGSYGPCPVCHGARFNEETLEVHYRGKNIAQVLALTVDAAASFLADIPAAARSLATLAEVGLGYLRLGQPATELSGGEAQRIKLATELQRARKGHTLYLLDEPTTGLHPSDVRLLLHQLNRLVDSGNTVVVVEHDMDVVASADWVIDLGPSGGVDGGRLMAAGTPDEVAATEGSRTGPYLAVAAVKR from the coding sequence ATGGAGACATTTGAAACGATCGTTGTCCAGCCAACGCTGTCCGAAGATTCTCGGGAGGGTTTTGTTAGGGTCCTTGGCGCGAGGGAAAACAACCTCAAGAACGTTCACGTCGATGTGCCCCGGGATGCGATAGTTGCTTTTACCGGCATTTCCGGCAGTGGCAAATCATCGTTGGCCTTTGGCACCATCTTTGCTGAGGCTCAGCGCCGGTATTTCGAATCTGTGGCGCCCTACGCACGCCGACTGATCCAACAAGGNGGCAATCCCCAGGTTGAATCCATTACCGGCCTGCCGCCAGCCGTTGCTTTGCAGCAACGTCGCGGCACTCCCAGCACACGCTCATCAGTGGGCACAGTGACCACGCTGTCCAATTCATTGCGTATGCTCTTTTCCCGAGCCGGTGAATACCCCGACGGCGCGGCCATCCTTTATTCCGATGCGTTCTCNCCCAACACCGTCACCGGAGCGTGCCCTGTGTGCCACGGCTTGGGCACGGCGCACACGGTGAGCGAGGACTCACTCGTTCCAAACCCGGAGCTGAGCATCAGCGAAGGCGCTGTAGCCGCCTGGCCCGGGGCCTGGCANGGGAANAACCTCCGCGACATCCTCGTCAAACTGGGATACGACGTCGACGTTCCATGGAAAGACCTTCCGCACAAGCAACGCGACTGGATCCTGTTCACTGAAGAACAGCCGGTCGTCACTGTAACGCCGCTGCGGGACAGGATCGANAAACCGTACAAGGGCAGGTTCTGGAGTGCCAGAAGCCATGTAATGCACACCCTGGCGGACTCCAANAGTGCNCCCATGCGTGAGCGAGCCTTGGCCTTCATGCATTCCGGGCCCTGCCTCGAGTGCGGCGGCAGCGGACTCAAGCGCGACGCGTTGGCAGTGCGGGTTGCGGGGCGCAACATCGCGGAGCTGAATTCTCTGCCGTTGAAGGAGTTCAAGGATACACTCGGCACTCTCGCCACCGCCCAGGCCGGGTCCGAAGGGTCCAGGGAAGCTGTGGGCGCGGCCATCGCCAAGGACCTTCTGCATCGTGTGGAGATACTTGTGGACCTGGGGCTGGGGTACTTAAGCCTGGGACGCGGCACTCCTACGCTTTCCCCTGGCGAGATGCAGCGGCTGCGCATCGCCACACAACTGCGATCGGGGCTNTTTGGTGTCATCTATGTCCTGGATGAGCCATCGGCAGGCCTGCATCCGGCAGATACCGAACCGCTGCTGGAGGTCCTGGCCCAGCTAAAGGCAGGCGGCAACACCGTCTTTGTGGTGGAGCACAACATGGACTTGGTGCGCCGCGCCGACTGGATTGTGGACGTTGGGCCCCAGGCAGGNGACGGCGGCGGGCGCATCCTCTACAGTGGCCCGGTTCAGGGTTTGGCTCAGGTACACGAGTCCCTCACCCGCCCCTACCTGCTCGGCGGTGCCTCACCGGCGTCTCCCTTGGAATCACTTGTTATGGATCCAACAGCCGCACAGGATCCTACGCATCCGAACATGCACCCTCGCCGCCAAGCATGTGGCAGCCTTGAGATCGCGCACGCATCACTGCACAACCTTCAAAATCTAGATGTTTACCTACCCCTGGGCGTTCTCAGTGCAGTGACAGGCGTTTCGGGCTCGGGTAAGTCATCATTGCTGCAGGTCCTCTCCGAGGCTTTTGATTCNCCCGATGGTGTGGAAGCCGGTGCGGCAGGGACAGTGGTCCGCGGGTTTGAGACGGTGGACCGGCTGGTAGAAGTTGACCAGCGTCCCATTGGCCGCACACCACGGTCCAACCTGGCCACTTACACAGGCTTGTTCGATGCCGTTCGGCGTGAGTTCGCAGCCACGGACCAGGCCAGAAAGCGTGGTTTCAGCCCTAGCCGATTCTCTTTCAATGTGGCAGGCGGGCGGTGTGAAAACTGTTTNGGGGAAGGTTCAGTGTCCGTAGAGCTNTTGTTTCTGCCCGGCAGTTACGGCCCATGCCCTGTTTGTCACGGCGCACGCTTCAACGAGGAAACTCTTGAAGTTCACTACCGTGGGAAAAATATTGCCCAGGTTCTTGCATTAACTGTGGATGCCGCGGCGTCTTTTCTGGCGGATATTCCGGCCGCAGCCCGCAGCTTGGCAACATTAGCGGAGGTGGGGCTGGGCTACCTTCGGTTGGGCCAGCCGGCAACCGAACTCTCCGGAGGAGAAGCCCAACGGATCAAATTGGCCACGGAACTCCAACGCGCACGCAAGGGACACACCCTCTACCTTCTGGATGAGCCCACCACAGGTCTGCACCCGTCGGACGTGCGCCTGTTGTTGCACCAGCTCAACCGTTTAGTGGACTCCGGCAACACCGTGGTGGTGGTCGAACATGACATGGACGTTGTGGCATCAGCTGATTGGGTGATTGATCTTGGTCCCTCCGGCGGGGTTGACGGCGGCCGCCTCATGGCAGCTGGTACCCCAGATGAGGTAGCCGCTACCGAGGGCAGCCGTACCGGACCTTATCTGGCCGTGGCCGCCGTCAAACGCTAG
- the ppsA gene encoding phosphoenolpyruvate synthase, whose product MTKDTLWFAEIGLKDLDRVGGXNASLGEMVANLTTAGVHVPDGFATTAQAYRDXLADSGLDARILTRMEGLDTDDVTALAAAGQEIRAMMRQTPFLPEFEAQVRASYMELLQRHGXSEELSWAVRSSATAEDLPDASFAXQQETFLNIRGIENILLAIKDVFASLYNDRAIAYRVHHKFEHSEVALSAGIQRMVRSDMGSSGVMFTMDTESGFRDAVXVTSSYGLGEAVVQGAVNPDEFYVYKPALQAGRPAILKRSVGEKAIQMTYTQHREVGRTIDFVPVDAALRNRFSITDDEVEQLARHALAIEAHYGRPMDIEWGKDGIDGGLYILQARPETVESRRKGGQLSRFRMNESGPVLVEGRAIGQRIGAGAVSILDSIEQMASFKTGDVLVADMTDPDWEPIMKRASAIVTNRXGRTCHAAIIARELGIPAVVGTGTATDILLDGAEVTVSCAEGETGLIYQGLLDFSIEESAVAEMPEVPVKVMMNVGTXEQAFSFAQLPNAGVGLARLEFIINRQIGIHPKALLDLDGQPAGVAAEIRDRIAAYGDXREFYIKRLAEGXATIAAAFAPEPVIVRMSDFKSNEYANLLGGPAYEPHEENPMIGFRGASRYLEPSFRDCFDLECEALSFVRNEMGLTNVKLMIPFVRTVDEARGXIGLLGENGLRRGENGLEVIMMCELPSNALLADEFLDHFDGFSIGSNDMTQLTLGLDRDSAIVAGSFDERNPAVKKLLSMAIKACKARGKYVGICGQGPSDHADFAQWLVEEGIESLSLNPDTVVDTWLRLASAATGIQKDGDVPVQNPVPATLL is encoded by the coding sequence ATGACAAAAGACACCCTGTGGTTCGCTGAAATTGGACTCAAAGACTTGGACAGGGTGGGCGGANAAAATGCCTCGCTGGGTGAGATGGTGGCGAATCTGACCACTGCGGGTGTTCACGTACCCGATGGCTTCGCCACCACGGCACAGGCGTACCGCGATNTTTTGGCAGATTCCGGCTTGGACGCGAGGATTCTCACGCGCATGGAGGGCTTGGATACTGATGATGTGACGGCCTTGGCCGCAGCTGGTCAGGAAATCCGGGCCATGATGCGCCAGACTCCGTTCCTTCCGGAATTCGAAGCCCAGGTTCGTGCCTCCTACATGGAACTTCTCCAACGCCATGGGNGGTCGGAGGAGCTTTCTTGGGCCGTCCGTTCAAGTGCCACGGCAGAAGATCTTCCGGATGCGTCCTTCGCGNGGCAGCAGGAAACCTTCTTGAACATTCGCGGTATCGAGAACATCCTGCTCGCCATCAAAGACGTATTCGCCTCCCTCTACAACGATCGCGCCATCGCCTACCGGGTGCATCACAAGTTTGAACACTCCGAAGTGGCACTATCTGCCGGGATCCAGCGCATGGTCCGCTCAGATATGGGCTCATCAGGGGTCATGTTCACTATGGACACAGAATCAGGATTCCGGGACGCCGTTNTTGTCACCTCCTCCTACGGTCTGGGTGAGGCTGTTGTTCAAGGTGCTGTGAACCCGGATGAGTTCTACGTCTACAAGCCCGCCCTGCAGGCGGGCCGCCCCGCCATCCTCAAACGCAGCGTTGGGGAGAAGGCGATCCAAATGACGTACACCCAGCACCGTGAGGTGGGGCGAACCATTGACTTTGTCCCGGTGGATGCGGCGTTGCGGAACCGCTTCAGCATCACGGACGACGAGGTTGAGCAGCTTGCTCGCCACGCTCTTGCCATCGAAGCTCATTACGGGCGCCCCATGGATATTGAGTGGGGTAAGGACGGCATTGACGGCGGTCTCTACATCCTCCAGGCCCGCCCGGAGACGGTTGAATCTAGGCGCAAGGGTGGCCAGCTGAGCCGCTTCCGGATGAACGAGAGCGGTCCTGTGCTCGTGGAAGGCCGGGCCATCGGACAGCGCATCGGTGCTGGCGCCGTCAGCATCCTGGACTCCATCGAGCAGATGGCCAGCTTTAAAACCGGCGACGTCTTGGTCGCAGATATGACTGATCCGGACTGGGAACCGATCATGAAGCGCGCCTCAGCCATTGTGACCAACCGGNGTGGGCGCACTTGTCACGCGGCGATTATTGCCCGCGAACTAGGGATCCCTGCCGTGGTAGGTACAGGCACAGCCACTGACATTCTTCTTGACGGTGCAGAGGTGACTGTCTCCTGCGCCGAGGGCGAAACAGGTCTCATTTACCAAGGGCTGCTGGATTTCAGCATCGAAGAATCCGCGGTGGCAGAGATGCCTGAGGTGCCCGTGAAGGTCATGATGAACGTGGGTACCNCGGAGCAAGCTTTCAGTTTTGCGCAGCTGCCCAACGCCGGTGTGGGGTTGGCGCGGCTGGAATTCATCATCAACCGGCAAATTGGTATCCACCCGAAAGCGCTGCTGGATCTGGATGGGCAGCCAGCCGGTGTAGCGGCGGAAATCCGGGACCGCATCGCCGCTTACGGCGACNCCCGCGAGTTCTACATCAAGCGGCTGGCCGAAGGGNTGGCAACCATCGCTGCGGCATTCGCCCCGGAACCGGTGATTGTGCGGATGTCGGACTTCAAGTCCAACGAGTACGCCAACCTGTTGGGCGGGCCCGCGTATGAGCCGCATGAGGAAAACCCGATGATCGGTTTCCGGGGAGCGTCCCGCTACCTTGAACCGTCATTTAGGGACTGCTTTGACCTTGAATGCGAGGCGCTTTCGTTTGTGCGCAATGAGATGGGCCTGACCAACGTCAAGCTCATGATTCCGTTTGTGCGGACCGTGGACGAGGCCCGCGGGNTCATCGGTTTGTTGGGCGAGAACGGCCTGCGCCGCGGCGAGAACGGGTTAGAGGTCATCATGATGTGCGAGCTACCTTCTAACGCCTTGTTGGCCGATGAATTCCTTGACCACTTCGACGGTTTCTCCATCGGCTCCAACGACATGACCCAGCTGACTCTGGGCTTGGACCGGGACTCGGCGATCGTGGCCGGAAGCTTCGATGAACGCAACCCGGCCGTCAAGAAGCTCCTCAGCATGGCCATCAAGGCTTGCAAAGCACGGGGAAAGTACGTGGGAATCTGCGGCCAAGGGCCCAGCGACCACGCGGACTTTGCCCAATGGCTGGTGGAAGAAGGCATTGAATCGCTCTCCCTGAACCCGGATACCGTGGTTGACACCTGGCTGCGCCTTGCAAGTGCAGCGACCGGAATCCAGAAAGACGGCGACGTGCCGGTGCAGAACCCGGTCCCCGCCACCTTGCTCTAG